In Episyrphus balteatus chromosome 4, idEpiBalt1.1, whole genome shotgun sequence, the sequence GCAAGAAGACCAGAACATTCAGCTCCACCAGAAATCGTAAGAAAacaatatatattttgtatttacctgctttaaatttaatatatttaaaccACCCCCTCAATAGTACTACAACGAAGATGaggcaaaaaaatattcaagcaAGTGAGTAAACgaaatcatttttcttatttttttttataatttggttATAACTTAATCAGTTCTCGAATTATCGAGATTCAAGTTGAAATGGCTGAGCGAGCTGTTGAATTGCTAATGCTACCCGAAGATGAAACATGTCTCGTTTTGGACATCGGTTGTGGATCAGGTTTGTCTGGGAGTGTTCTTGAAGACAACGACCATATGTGGATTGGCATGGACATATCCGATGCAATGTTAAAAATAGCTGTCGAACGTGAAGTCGAAGGAGATTTGCTACTCACAGACATGGGCCAAGGTGTACCCTTTAAACCGGGTACTTTTGACGGAGCGATATCCATATCGGCTCTACAATGGCTTTGCAATGCAGACAAAACCTCACACAAACCACACAAAAGGCTCTATACGTTCTTCTCTACTCTTTTTTCTGCATTAACAAGAACTGCTAGAGCTGTATTTCAGTTTTATCCAGAAAATGCAGCTCAAATTGAAATGGTTACCGAGCAGGCAATGAAAGCTGGGTTTTTTGGAGGTCTCGTTGTCGACTATCCAAACTCAACAAAGgcgaaaaaatactttttggttCTTATGACTGGCGGCATTGGACCAATGCCAAAGGCTTTAGGTAAATTGCGATGAAATGTTATATGCAGAACCCTGTCATATTCGGCCTTATCACGATTTTCATTCGTATCCGTATTTTGCTTCGATTCatgaaaaaacaatcacaaatcCGATCGTAGTGTCGAATGTCGATTTGTATGATTGTTTTTTCGGAAATTGTCGAAAATctccgatacgaatggaattcgtgataaggccgaTTATTAGGCCCaaccgaaaaaaatacaatttttggttcatgtttctgaattttttaaatttttgtcgaaatatccaaaaaaaaatttgtctcaGTTACTTACGTttttatcatgtagatacggactgactaaaaaaaagttaaagaattaaagaaaaaaaaaacgtgcaaAAAGGAataagctccaaaagacgtTTGCTATGGAATTGATGACCGGAGAATTTCCAGGCCGGTCTAATACTTAAATCGTGCAAAATGGCCTCCTTGCCATAAAGTtcagaatgtcacgttattccttgatacaaaaatttaagtattggacAAGTCTGGTAACTCCGGGCATGAATTCTATAGAAAACGTCTTGGAGCGTATTCCCTTTTGCACGTTATTTTTTATGACAATTTGtgaattctttaacttttttaaagtcaatccgtatctacaatGATAAATATAAGTAaccgagtgaaaaaaatattttagacatcgacaaaaactttagcattatgaaccaaaaaattatatttttttttttttgcttgggcCTAGTAATATAAACTGTACAACCTCAGCTAACAAATCTCATTTTGCAGGAACTGAAGAGGATGAAAGACGCATTGCTTATACTAAAAAGAGAGAAATGACCCGAGACATCCGCGGCAAAGCACCAAAGAAGTCCAGAGACTGGATTTTGGCAAAGAAAGAGCGTCAACGAAGACAAGGTCGTGAAACCCGCCCCGATACTAAATACACTGGTCGTAAGAGGAGTGGGAGATTCTGAAGATTCATGCAAACTCAcatgaaaaccattttttatttaacatagTTTATCTATTTCTATACAAATTTGCTAGCACCTTTCTATCGAATAGAAATTGTTGTTTATTTCTCATTTCGCCTGTTTCTGGGACTGTCGTACGATGATTCCATGTTTCCaacaataaaaactaaaattgttcCTATAACAAGGGCATAGATGACcatttctttttgaaaagtaacaacgttatcctttttttcagcCTCTTTTCGATCATGACGCTGTTGAGCAGCTTTTTTGCGATGAATTGACTTACCGTAGTGTGCTTTTGACCACTCATCAAAATCGTAGATAGGATTTTGACCCTGAGGGTTAGCTACCTTTGATTTGGTAAATCGTGATTTGTAGAATTTCGTTTGAGCATCGTCCTCTTCAACGTCTTCGACATCCGGTCGAATATTATCGGCTTGAGCATACTGGGATCCTGCTGTGTGGATTATTCCTGGACAAGACAAcacaaaattagatttttataCCAATAAAGGAAACTAACTCTACCTTTATCATAAAGCCTCCTTAAACGATAGTTACTTAGCACTTCGTATGCCTGAGTGATTTCTCGGAACTTTTTTGCAGCCGATTCACTTCCTTGATTCTTATCGGGATGATAAATCATGGAAAGCTTATAATAAGCAGCTTTGATTTCATTTTGCGTTGATTTAGGAGCTATACCAAGTGCATCATAATAATCGGCAAGCAGAATTGCAGTTGTTGATATGGCTCTTGGATTGTTATGTGGACAAACGGGATTGGGAAAGACTTCTTTTGGCGTCAAGGTTGGCTGTGCATGGTACAGCGATCGAAGGAGCTGATGACAACGCAGGGAAAACATTGTACACTAATAGAAACtaatatttgttattttgttaaaaatattaaatagaaaTTCTTACCATAAAACTAACAATTCAttctataatttattttttctctcgATAGATTTGTTTGTTATGTCATATTGTGAAATGTGAAACGGAGGTTGTTGTCAAAAACAGCTGATGGTTTGTTTAGTTCGGAACGAAACGGAAAAGAGATAGTGGAATTGATATGAAACACAGAGTAGGTGGGTATAATGAGCACattttaagtttatatttttaatgtttctactt encodes:
- the LOC129917803 gene encoding dnaJ homolog subfamily C member 30, mitochondrial isoform X1, which gives rise to MCTMFSLRCHQLLRSLYHAQPTLTPKEVFPNPVCPHNNPRAISTTAILLADYYDALGIAPKSTQNEIKAAYYKLSMIYHPDKNQGSESAAKKFREITQAYEVLSNYRLRRLYDKGIIHTAGSQYAQADNIRPDVEDVEEDDAQTKFYKSRFTKSKVANPQGQNPIYDFDEWSKAHYGKSIHRKKAAQQRHDRKEAEKKDNVVTFQKEMVIYALVIGTILVFIVGNMESSYDSPRNRRNEK
- the LOC129917802 gene encoding probable 18S rRNA (guanine-N(7))-methyltransferase; its protein translation is MARRPEHSAPPEIYYNEDEAKKYSSNSRIIEIQVEMAERAVELLMLPEDETCLVLDIGCGSGLSGSVLEDNDHMWIGMDISDAMLKIAVEREVEGDLLLTDMGQGVPFKPGTFDGAISISALQWLCNADKTSHKPHKRLYTFFSTLFSALTRTARAVFQFYPENAAQIEMVTEQAMKAGFFGGLVVDYPNSTKAKKYFLVLMTGGIGPMPKALGTEEDERRIAYTKKREMTRDIRGKAPKKSRDWILAKKERQRRQGRETRPDTKYTGRKRSGRF
- the LOC129917803 gene encoding dnaJ homolog subfamily C member 30, mitochondrial isoform X2 produces the protein MFSLRCHQLLRSLYHAQPTLTPKEVFPNPVCPHNNPRAISTTAILLADYYDALGIAPKSTQNEIKAAYYKLSMIYHPDKNQGSESAAKKFREITQAYEVLSNYRLRRLYDKGIIHTAGSQYAQADNIRPDVEDVEEDDAQTKFYKSRFTKSKVANPQGQNPIYDFDEWSKAHYGKSIHRKKAAQQRHDRKEAEKKDNVVTFQKEMVIYALVIGTILVFIVGNMESSYDSPRNRRNEK